The Flavipsychrobacter sp. genome contains the following window.
TCCCAAATTATGCGAGGGCTGTAGCAAACAATTACTTGCAGAGGAAGAAGTACTATGCTTGAATTGCAACATTTACAACCTTCCTCGTACAGCCTATCATCATATTGCCGAAAATGAAACAGCAATGCGATTTGCAGGTCGCTTTCCCTTCCAGAAAGCTACTTCATTAGCCTATTTCACCCCAAATGGACTGCTACAACATCTTCTACACAACCTCAAATATGAAGACAAAAAATATATAGGATATTATCTAGGTAAACAATTAGGCTACGACCTGTTACAAACTAACTGGCAAAAAGGGATAGACTTAATTGTACCTGTACCGCTCCACCCAAAAAAAGAAGCCCTGAGAGGGTTTAATCAAAGCCAACTCATAGCAAGTGGTCTTAACGCCGCACTTCATATTCCAATAGAGGAGCAAGTACTAAAAAGAAACCGTTTTACTGATAGTCAAACTCAAAAAACACGAGAAGAGCGCATAACTAACATGCAAGACGCCTTTCTGGCAAGCAATACAGCCCGTATTGAGGGGAAACACATTTTACTAATAGACGATGTATTAACGACTGGTGCAACGTTAGAATCATGTGCTTTAGCCCTGCTAAAAGTCAAAGACGTGATAATTAGCATAGCGACTGTCGGCATAGCCAACTAATATATGCTTGTTTATCACGGAAATAGGTTTACAAATATTGCTTTTTACTGGTATTAGAGTTAATTTAAAGGCAATTTTACAATAGTAATCCGTATAAGGTCATATACAAATTTTTACTTTATGAAAAAACGTTCACTTTTACTGGGTTCACTTCTGCTATCATCTGTCATTACATTTGGTGCAGGTTTCCAGTTGAACTTACAAGGTATTAGACAACTAGCTATGGGAGGCACAGGTGCTGCTGTTCCATGGGATGTATCTACAGTATTTTACAACCCGGGCGGTCTTACCAGTATCAGGGGCTTGCAAGCATACGGTAGTGTACATGCATTAATGCCTAAACTTAGATATGTAGATGCCCCTACGGGAACCTACAAGGCAGACTCTAAAGATGCTGTCTACACACCATTCAATTTTTATATCGGTTCACCTTTAGGTTACAAAAGCCGTGTAAGCATAGGTTTAGGTGTATATACTCCTTTTGGTAGTGGCTTGGCATGGGATGAGAACTGGAAAGGACGCTACGTAATTCAAGACATCAGCTTACAAACGATCTTCATACAACCAACAGTTGCCTATAAAGTGAACGACCAAATATCAGTTGGTGCAGGCTTTGTATATGGTACTGGTAATATTGAAGTTAATCGTGCTGTACCTTTAGTAAATACTAATGGACAGGATGGACAAGCTAACTTGAAAGGAGATGCCAAAGGTGTTGGTTTTAACCTTGGCCTACACATCAAAGCGACCAAGAGAGTATGGTTTGGCCTTACTTACCGCTCTGAAGTAAAGATGAAAGTAAAAAGAGGCTTTGCTACATTTAAAGTTCCTAGCAGTATGGCAAGTAACTTCCCATACACTGCTTTTTCTTCTAGTTTAACACTTCCACAAGTAGCAACTTTCGGGGTTGGATTCAAAGCTAGCAACAAACTTATTTTGACACTCGATGCAAACTTCACTGGATGGAGCTCATATGATAGCTTAATATTTGATTATGAGACCAATACTGCAGCTTTAGCAGATACACGCTCTCCTCGTCATTATAAAAACACAGTAACACTTCGCGCAGGTGCTAACTATAAATTTAATGATAAGTTTTCAGGTATGTTAGGTGCTGCGTTTGATCCTACACCTGTTAAAAACGGATATGTATCTCCGGAGCTACCGGATAATAACCATATAATAACTGCAGCAGGTCTTACATACAAACCTAGAGAGAGATTCACTATCATGGCTGTGTTTGAATATGTGATTACACCAAACCGTACTTCTTCTCTTGATGAAGCCGGATTTAGCCGTACTTACCAAAACAATGTGATTAATCCAGGCGTAGGCGTCTCTTACAATTTTTAAAAAGCAGAAACATGAAAAAACTATTTATATACAGTACTCTGGCATGTTTGGCACTTGCTTCTTGCAAACCAAACTTAGAGCCAAATACTCCTCAAAAGGGAGATGCTGATTTCTCTTATTATTTAGCTGTAGGTAATTCGTTAACTGCTGGCTATACAAACGGTAGTTTGTATAAAAGCGCGCAGATGAACTCTTTCCCTGCAATGCTTGCTACACAATTCAAGCAAGTAAGTAACGGGAAGTTTGAGCAACCTTTATTACCTGGCGAACACGGGTATCCTAATGGCAAAATAATCCTTGCTATGAAGCAAGGTCTTTGTGATACTGTACCGTCTCTAAGCCCAATACCTTTTCCTGGAGCATTAGACTCTGCAGGTAGTAGCTTAAACTTAGCATTCAAAGGACCATTTAACAATATGGGTATCCCTGGTATACGTGCTATAGACTATCTATTCCCAGGCTATGGAGCTATTAATCCATATGCTACACGAATATTTGTTAGCCCATTAACTAACAGACCTCTTGATGAACTAAAACTTCAAAAACATACATTCTTTTCTCTGTGGTTAGGCAACAATGACGTTTTAGGTTATGCAGTAGCTGGTGGAGATCAAGGAACAGGGCCTACAAGCACGATTTCCAACATAGCTATTTTTACTGCTGCATACGATAGTGTATTGCAAGTATTAACAGCTAACGGTGCTAAAGGAATTATTATGAATATTCCTGACGTTACTTCATTACCATACTTTACCGCTATACCTGCCAACTCTGCAGAGGTAACTAAGGCTCAAGCAAACCTGCTTAACAACGCTTACAACGGTACACAAGTACACTTCAACCCTGGTAAGAATTATTTTGTTATCCAAGATGCTAATAGCCCTACAGGTTTCCGTCAAATGAAAAAAGGTGAACTAGTTCGTTTAGAAATACCGCTTGACTCAGTGAAATGTGCAGGATGGGGTACTCAAAAACCTATCCCAGCACAATTTGTGTTAACAGAAAGCGAGATAGCAAAAATCAATACAGCTTTAACGCAGTTTAATAGCACCATATCTACTTTAGCTGCTAAATACTCTATACCAGTAGTAGATATGAACTCTTACTTAAAATCTTTAAGTAAAGGCATTAGCTACAACGGTATTACATATACTCCTGAATTTGTTAGTGGCGGTGCATTCTCTCTAGATGGTATTCACCTTACAGGTAAAGGCTATGCTCTTGCTGCTAATCATATGATAATGACTATCAATAGTTATTATAAATCATCTATTGCTAGCGTAGATCCTAATGAATATAACGGTATCCAGTTCCCATAAGGCGAGAACAAGATCTTTTACAACAAAAGCGCCTAACATTATTTGTTAGGCGCTTTTGTTTATACTTTGATAATTAGCTTAGTTGTTTTGTGTTGGTCTATATAACATATCTGCAGGCGTAACTACAACTATACGTTGTCTCCCTATAAACCGAGGGTTTTGATAGAACATTACAGTTCGTTCATCAACATATACATTCTCTAAAGACCATATATCCGAAAATGCATCAGAAAGTCTAAGTACACCACATCTAACTACATCTAGCTCTTGCAGCCTTTCACACTTTGATATTGATTCAGGTATTAAAGTAAGCCTATTATTGTTTAAGTATAGAAAACCTAAATTTTCAAGATCTCCAATATTCTCAGGAAGCTCTACAAGGTAGTTGTAACCCAAATCCAATAAACGTAGCTTCTTCAGCTTAGTAATTTCGTTCGGAAGTGTATAGAATTTGTTCGATGCCAGCTTTAACGACTCCAAGTTTCTTAATTTTCCAATAGATGGCGGAAGCTTACTTAACTTATTTTTGGAGATGGCTAAGCTCTTCAACTTTGTAAGTGCTCCTATTTCTCTCGGTATAGTTTCTAGATCATTAAAACTTAAAGAAAGCAACTCCAAATGCATTAGTTGTCCAATCTTTGGAGAGATGGAATCAATATTGTTTCGAAAAAGTATCAATTCCTTAAGCTTGTTACATCTATAAAGAGATGGAGGCAGTGAGGATATTAGATTGTTACTTAAGTTAAGCTCTTCTAAATTTGGAAACTGATCAAGTATATCCGGGATCTCAATTATTCTCATCCCTGTTATCTTTATAGCCTTAACATCTGCTTTATTTTCTAAAGCCTCATCCCAACTATGATAAACACGCTTTGCAAAAGCCCTATTGGTTGTTACTAATAACATTAATAACAATGCTATAGAAATATATTTTATCATAGTGCTGCTATTTTGAAGTTTACATAATGCCTATCTCATCTGCTTATATTCATCTTTAGTGACTATTTTATACTCCTTAGGTATTCTAAATTGCGCCGTCTCTATCGTTTTAACTTTGATACTACTTGCCTTAAAATACATGTTCATGTTCTTAGCGCTGCTAAGCACAAAAGACATCGGCATCACCTCTATATTAGGGAAATAGTTAAACATTAACTCCGATGGTTTCCAAATTCCTGAATAGTATAAATCGCATGTACTACCGTCTTTGTATGTAATGGTTGCTTTTTGAGCTTTATTATTAAGAATATCCATTTGACCATTCCCATCAAGCATTGTAAACCCTCGCCTTTTATTAAGCTCCTCCTCTATTTCCTTCATATCTAACTCTATGGCATAAAACTTTCCGCCCATAGTCCGTAATGCATATGCCGTATTATTGTCTCCATTATAAAGGCTTATATCCTTGAAACCGTTTTCAAGCAAAAGTTCTTTTCTAATAGCGTTTCCCTTCACCATTATTGTATATGTTCCTTTATACTGCGTAAGCCCTTCCTCATTTTGAGGAGGGTCTAAAGTGACATCATATACCACTATGCCTTCTGTAAAAAGATTATCTTGGGCTACAGTATAGGTATAGCTTATCATTAGCAATAATATCAGTATGCCTAGCCTTTTCATTAGTTCTATATTCAATACCTTTTCTTACGATATGAATTTACCGATTTTACAGCAAATCCTTTTCATTGAAGTGTAATAATACACACATAGCTCAAAATCCCTACCAAATCTATATCACCGTAATATTAAAAAACAATACTAGTCTTACACAACACCTTGTTAACTTATATATCGAGTTGATTGCTCCATCTGTTTTTTTTGTAGCTTGCTAAGCAATACAAATATTGTTCTTGTAATGAATAACGGTAAAAAGAAAGTTGGGAATAGAGTAAAGCCTTTTTTATCTGGGGTGTTGTTAACACTTACCCTAGTCATTTTTGTGCAGGCAAGAACTACTGACTCTTACTTTGAAATTTCTAAAAACCTAGACATATTCACCAATATATTTAAAGAACTGAATACCAACTATGTTGACCCAATTGCACCAGGTGAATTAATCAAAACTGGTATAGATGCAATGCTTAATGAACTTGACCCCTACACTAACTACATTACAGAATCTGATATTGAGGAATTTGAATTTCAGACTACAGGAAAGTATGGTGGTATAGGGGCTACCATGCGTAAAAATGGGGATACAATCAGAGTTGGGGAAGTTCATGAATACTCGCCTGCCCATAAAGCAGGCTTACACCCTGGTGATCGATTAATTTCTGTTGATAATAAAAGTGTTGTAGGTAAATCTCTAAACGATATTAGTGTTCTATTGAAAGGCGCTCCTGGCACTCAACTTAACATCAAAATAAAAGACATTTATACAGGTCAAGTAATTGACAAAATAATTGTACGAGGAGAAATAGAAGTATCCAGTGTACCTTATGCAGGTTTTGTTGGTGATAAAAATGATATTGCATATGTACGTTTAACACAATTCACACAAGCGTGTAGCAGACAAGTACGTTCTGCATTAGACTCCTTGAAAAAAGTAAACCCTAATATGACAGCAGTTGTATTAGATCTTCGTAATAATCCCGGCGGTTTATTAAATGAGGCTGTAGCTACATGTAATCTTTTTGTTGATAGAGGGCAGCTTATCGTTAGCACAAAAGGCAAAAGAAAAGAAATAGGTCAGAACTTTAATACTAATGATAAACCTTGGGATACGAAAATGCCTTTGGCTGTACTAATAAACCGTTCTTCAGCATCCGCTTCTGAGATAGTATCGGGCACTATTCAAGATTTGGACAGGGGGGTTATTATAGGTGAACGTTCTTACGGAAAAGGTTTAGTACAAACTACAAGGCCCTTAGGTTACAACGCTAGGCTAAAACTAACAACTGCAAAATATTATACACCTAGCGGTAGATGCATACAAGCATTAGACTATTCTCATCGAAATGAGGATGGCAGTGTTGGCCATGTACCTGATTCACTAAAGAAAGAATACAAAACAAAAAGTGGCCGTAAAGTGTTAAGCGGAGGAGGTGTAGAGCCTGATATTGATGTAGACAACAAAGACATTAGCCAATTAGCAGTAACTCTGTACATGAAAGGCTACATTTTTGACTATGCAACACAATATGCTAAAAAGAACAGCTCTATTGCAGACCCTGCTAAGTTCAAACTTAGCGATGCAGAATATACTGCATTTGCTAAGTGGCTTGAGGGTAAAGATTATAGTTATAAAACCGAGACCGAAGTAGCATTAGACTCCTTAAAAAGTGTTGCTAAAAGAGAGAATCGGTTTGACGATTTCGCCTCCACATACAAAGACTTAGAGAAAAAGCTAGCCCATAATAAGAATGATGATCTAAATACTTATAAAAAAGAGGTTAGTACATTCTTAGAAAGTGAAATCATCTCAAGGTACTACTACTTAAGAGGAAGAATAAGCCACGGGCTTACTGATGATAAGTATATTGCCAGTGCAGTAACTACTTTAAACGCTACTACTGAATATAGCGCAATACTTAAGCCATAAAGTTACTGCTTCCATTGCTGCAACTCGTCTGCCAGTTTTCTATCATTAGTTAGCCTAGGCACTTTATTTTGCCCACCTAGCTTGCCTATGGACTTCATATATTCTATAAAGGAATGAGGTTGCATCTGCCTTATTATTAGCGGTTGAAGTATACTACCCTTCACTAAATCATTATAGTATGTGTTCAATGCCCTTAGATTATTATCTAAATCACTTGAAAATTCAGCAATATCATTAGGTTCCTTTTCAAACTCAA
Protein-coding sequences here:
- a CDS encoding outer membrane protein transport protein — protein: MKKRSLLLGSLLLSSVITFGAGFQLNLQGIRQLAMGGTGAAVPWDVSTVFYNPGGLTSIRGLQAYGSVHALMPKLRYVDAPTGTYKADSKDAVYTPFNFYIGSPLGYKSRVSIGLGVYTPFGSGLAWDENWKGRYVIQDISLQTIFIQPTVAYKVNDQISVGAGFVYGTGNIEVNRAVPLVNTNGQDGQANLKGDAKGVGFNLGLHIKATKRVWFGLTYRSEVKMKVKRGFATFKVPSSMASNFPYTAFSSSLTLPQVATFGVGFKASNKLILTLDANFTGWSSYDSLIFDYETNTAALADTRSPRHYKNTVTLRAGANYKFNDKFSGMLGAAFDPTPVKNGYVSPELPDNNHIITAAGLTYKPRERFTIMAVFEYVITPNRTSSLDEAGFSRTYQNNVINPGVGVSYNF
- a CDS encoding S41 family peptidase, giving the protein MNNGKKKVGNRVKPFLSGVLLTLTLVIFVQARTTDSYFEISKNLDIFTNIFKELNTNYVDPIAPGELIKTGIDAMLNELDPYTNYITESDIEEFEFQTTGKYGGIGATMRKNGDTIRVGEVHEYSPAHKAGLHPGDRLISVDNKSVVGKSLNDISVLLKGAPGTQLNIKIKDIYTGQVIDKIIVRGEIEVSSVPYAGFVGDKNDIAYVRLTQFTQACSRQVRSALDSLKKVNPNMTAVVLDLRNNPGGLLNEAVATCNLFVDRGQLIVSTKGKRKEIGQNFNTNDKPWDTKMPLAVLINRSSASASEIVSGTIQDLDRGVIIGERSYGKGLVQTTRPLGYNARLKLTTAKYYTPSGRCIQALDYSHRNEDGSVGHVPDSLKKEYKTKSGRKVLSGGGVEPDIDVDNKDISQLAVTLYMKGYIFDYATQYAKKNSSIADPAKFKLSDAEYTAFAKWLEGKDYSYKTETEVALDSLKSVAKRENRFDDFASTYKDLEKKLAHNKNDDLNTYKKEVSTFLESEIISRYYYLRGRISHGLTDDKYIASAVTTLNATTEYSAILKP
- a CDS encoding phosphoribosyltransferase family protein translates to MSSLKNITEGLSHLVYPKLCEGCSKQLLAEEEVLCLNCNIYNLPRTAYHHIAENETAMRFAGRFPFQKATSLAYFTPNGLLQHLLHNLKYEDKKYIGYYLGKQLGYDLLQTNWQKGIDLIVPVPLHPKKEALRGFNQSQLIASGLNAALHIPIEEQVLKRNRFTDSQTQKTREERITNMQDAFLASNTARIEGKHILLIDDVLTTGATLESCALALLKVKDVIISIATVGIAN
- a CDS encoding leucine-rich repeat domain-containing protein, producing the protein MIKYISIALLLMLLVTTNRAFAKRVYHSWDEALENKADVKAIKITGMRIIEIPDILDQFPNLEELNLSNNLISSLPPSLYRCNKLKELILFRNNIDSISPKIGQLMHLELLSLSFNDLETIPREIGALTKLKSLAISKNKLSKLPPSIGKLRNLESLKLASNKFYTLPNEITKLKKLRLLDLGYNYLVELPENIGDLENLGFLYLNNNRLTLIPESISKCERLQELDVVRCGVLRLSDAFSDIWSLENVYVDERTVMFYQNPRFIGRQRIVVVTPADMLYRPTQNN
- a CDS encoding SGNH/GDSL hydrolase family protein — encoded protein: MKKLFIYSTLACLALASCKPNLEPNTPQKGDADFSYYLAVGNSLTAGYTNGSLYKSAQMNSFPAMLATQFKQVSNGKFEQPLLPGEHGYPNGKIILAMKQGLCDTVPSLSPIPFPGALDSAGSSLNLAFKGPFNNMGIPGIRAIDYLFPGYGAINPYATRIFVSPLTNRPLDELKLQKHTFFSLWLGNNDVLGYAVAGGDQGTGPTSTISNIAIFTAAYDSVLQVLTANGAKGIIMNIPDVTSLPYFTAIPANSAEVTKAQANLLNNAYNGTQVHFNPGKNYFVIQDANSPTGFRQMKKGELVRLEIPLDSVKCAGWGTQKPIPAQFVLTESEIAKINTALTQFNSTISTLAAKYSIPVVDMNSYLKSLSKGISYNGITYTPEFVSGGAFSLDGIHLTGKGYALAANHMIMTINSYYKSSIASVDPNEYNGIQFP